The DNA region GGCCGATCGTCACGCCCTCGGCCCGCGCGGTCGCGTCGAGGTCCGCCGTGGTGATCGCGTAGCCGTCGGGCAGTTCGCCGGTCTCGGGCTGCAGGTGGCGGCCGACGTCGAGCAGCACTCCGCGCGAGACGATGACGGATGCCGCGTGCTCGATGCCCGTGACGAGGTCCCCCTCGCTGGTGACCACGTCGCCGGCCCGGCGACCGTTCCAGGCCATGCCGTGATCGAAGATGTGGCCGAGGCCGTCCCACTGCGTGGAGCACTGCAGGGGCATGGAGATGACGTCGTCCGCTCCGCCGATGCCGTGCGGGAAACCCTGGTTGCCGCGTTCGGCGTCGACGCCGGTGTCGGTCATCGTGTGCACCGGATTGGTCCGGCGGCGCCACCCCTTCTGCGGCCCGTTCGTGTCGAAGGACTGCGACAGCGAGACGACCGCACCCTCACGCACGAGCGCGGCCGCCTCGATCCGCTTGGCGGAGTCGATCAGATTGAGGGTGCCGAGCACGTCGTCTGGTCCCCATCTCCCCCAGTTGCGGTACGCCTCGGCGCGCGCGGCGATCTCGGCCTCGGGATTCGTGCGGTCGAGGTCGGCAGGGTCGTCGGACGGCGTCATCACAGGCTCGTTTCCCGGGTGGACACGCCGGCGCCCGATCGAGGGGCGACGCACCGCACGGCCTGCGTGCCGAGGCCCTCGATGCTGCCGGTCATGACGTCGCCGTCGCGCAGGAACCGCCTCCAGTGCTGACCGTTGCCGGCCGGACTGCCGGTCAGCAGGATGTCGCCGGGCAGCAGCGGCATCGTCTGCGACGCTCCCGAGATGAGGGCGGGGATGTCGAAGAGCAGGTCGCTGGTGGAGCCGTCCTGCATGACCTGCCCGTTCAGCTCGAGGCGCAGGTTCACCTCGCCGGCGCGCACGAACGGCGCGGGCACCAGGAACGGTCCGGTCGGAAGGAACCCCGGGGCGTTCTTGGACCGGTACCAGTCCGTGCCGATCTCCTTCATGTCCTTGCGGAAGACGAGGTCGCGCGTGGTGATGTCGTTGACGATCGTGTAGCCGGCGACGTGATCCAGCGCCTCCTCCCGCGAGACCCGGAACGCCTCGCGACCGATCACCACTGCCAGCTCGAGCTCCCAATCGTGCTGATCGCTGTACGCCGGAAGCACCAGCGGCACGTCGTCCCCGACGACGCAGGCCTGCAGGCCGATGAAGAAGTACGGCTCGCCCCCGGCGGCCCGCTCGTCCATCATGGTGGCGGCGAACTCGCGCGCCTGCTCCGGCGTACGATCGCTGTTCTGGGTGAGGCCCGCGGCCACCAGTTCGATCACGTGCTGGCGGTAGTTCGCACCCGCCTGGAGCACCTGGCGCGGCTCGACCGGAGCGGTCAGGACCACCTCGGCCACCGGCATCCAGGATCCGTCCGATGATGCCAGCGCACTCAGGCGGTCCCAGTCCGGCTCGGCGAGGAACGCGTTGAGGTCGGCGGCGCCGAGCTCAACGGCGGTGAGGCGACGGATGCGGTCACCGGCGACCAGACCGAGGGCGACACCGTCGGCGTCTCGGAAGCGGCCGAGCGCGAACGGGGCGTGGAGTCGGTCGGTCGTCGTCATCGTGTGGTTCCGTTCATCGCTCATCGTCGTGCGAGTGGTGGCTCGTGGGCGGCCCGGCATTCACGGCGCGCCGCCCACGAAGTCTGTCAGCCCTGACCGTGCTTGGCGTAGGGGTTGAACAGCGCCGCCTTGATCTCGTCCGGCACCCCCTCCTCCGTCGCACTCGGGCCGTCCGCGGCAGGGAAGGACTCTGTCATGGACATCGGCATGGCCCCGTTGCGGTAGAAGTTGTTCGATCCCTGGGACGGGCGCCAGGTGTTCGGTTCCCAGTCCGGCACGTAGTTGCGGTAGCCGCCGGTGTTCAGCTCGATGCGCAAGCCGGAGGGTTCCCGGTAGTAGAGGAAGTTCTGCTCGCCGATGCCGTGGATGGACGGGCCGTACTCGATGGGATAGCCGTTCTCCATCAGGACGTCTGCGGCGATGAGAAGCTCTTCGCGGGTGTCGACCCAGAACGCGTAGTGGTTGATGCGCCCGGCGCGGGTCGATCCGTCCCGCACGACACCGAGGTCGTGGGACTTCTCGTTGGTGGTCAGCACCGAGAACACCGAGACGGGGGCCTCATCCAGGACCGTCCTGGCCATCACGCGGAAGCCCAGCACCTCGCTGTACCAGGCCGCGAACGCGTCGACATCGCTGGTCGCGATCGTGACGTGGTCCAGCTGGCGCGGGGCTCCTGCGACCTTGCTGCGCCGGGTGGGGCGGTCGGGATAGATCGAGGCGTTCGACCCGTCGGTGACGTGGACGCGCTCCACGTCCCAGTGCAGCGTGAGGGTGTGGCCCCACGGGCCGGTGAAGCGGTAGGCGCGGCCGATTGCCGGTCCCTCGAACCACTCGCCCTCGATGCCTGCCGCCTGAACACGCTTGGCCGCCTCCTCCAACGCCTCGGGGCTGGTCGTGCGCCATGCCGCCGTCACCAGCGACGGCCCGTCGCCCGGTGCGACCACGACGGAGTACTTGTAATAGTCCCCCCAGCAGCGCAGATACACCTTGCCGTCGATCCGGTCGACCTCGGTGAGCCCGACCTGGTTGACGTAGAAGTCGACGGAGACCTCGACATCGGCCGCCGTGATCTCGACATAGGAGAGGTGGGAGAGCAGCTTGATCATCTTCGATCCCTTCGGAGTAAACGCGTGCGGGTGGTTCCGGAACCACTTTCGCCTCCGCCGGGCATATCAGGGAATCCCATATCGCCTATGACCAGAATCACCGACATCTATGTCAGCGCGCTGCGATCCGGTCGGCCAGAGCGGTGTCCGCCACGAGTTCGTCGAGGTCGGCCGGCCGCCGGTGGTGATCCAGCGCGTCCAGCGCGCGCCGCACGGCGAGGCGCTCGGACGATTCGAATCGCGCGGGGGCGATCAGCCGCCCCGCATCGGTGATCCTGGCCACCGTTGTCCGCCCGTCCACCACCTGCACCTCGGTGGCCGCTTCCGCCAGGGCGTGCGCGCGGATCCACCTCCTCGCGCCGGCGGAGCCCACAACCGTGAGCGATGCGGTGATCCCGGCACTGGTCTCCAGCAGCGCCAACGCGCCGTCGGCCGCGGCGAGCCGGAGGGGCGCCCCGCTCAGCACCCGCAGCCATCCCATCGCGTCCCGCAGCAGGCAGCGCAGCTGCGCCGCCGGCGCGGCCCCGTCGGCGACGACCGTGCGGGGCGGGTCGGATCCGGCATCTCGGGCGTCGCCTGCTGCATCGGCCCGCAGCAGGGGGCGCTCGACCACCACGGGGATGCCGGCGCTCACGAGCAGATGGATGTCCGCCGCCGGAGCGAACGCGGGGTCGGCGACCACCAGAGCGCGCGCCCCCGCAGCGGTCGCCGCGAGTCCGGCCTCGACCCACCCCGGGTCCCCGGGCAGCACCACCACCGCCCCGTCCGCGCGGTCGACCAGTCGTGTCCGCCGTGGGAGTTCGGCCAGCGCCACCCGATACGCCCCTGCGGGCGCGAGGACGCCGATCATGGTCCACCTCCGGAGCGGATGCGCGCGGCCGCCGCCTCGGCCAGCGTCAGTGCATAGCGAGAGTCATCGAGCAGCTCGTCGTACTCGACGACGCTCGTGCCGTTCAGCAGGTCGGCGAGCGCGCCCCACTCGGCCACGTACCCGTCGGGGCCGGCGGGCGGATAGGTCGTCACCCTGCCGGACGGCGCCGTCACCCGCACCGTCGCGCTGCCGGCGTGGACGAAGGCGGGCGGGAACGACACCTCCACCAGGTCGGTATCGGTGGTGATGTCCAGGCGCCACACCGCGTCAGCGCCCGACGGCAGCATGACCGTCGTGAGTCGCACGGGGATGCCCGACGCACGGTAGCCGACGGCGTAGCCGATCGGAGCGATCGCGCGCGCGAAGACGACCCTCTCGAACACGGGGGCGAGATCGCGCAGTATCGGTAGATCGTGCACCGCCAGGCCCGTGATCAGCGCGCGCACGACGGATGCCGCGACGCCGGCCTCAGACAGGTCGGGGGCGCCACGGGCCGGGACCGAGGCCGGCGCCGAGGCGTTCGTGACCACGTCGTGGTAGCGGCCGTTGGGCGGCAGCGCCAGGGTCACGGAGACGGCTCGAACCGGGCGACCACCGGCGAGGAGATGGTGCTTCGCCCGGCCCCACGCCGGGTCGTACAGGTGGTTGGTGCCGATCAGCAGAGCCGTTCCCGCCTCGCGGCACGCGGCGATCACCGTCGCGGCATCGTCCGGGGTCGTCGCGAGGGGCTTCTCGCACAGCACGGCGGGCTTTCCGGCCGCCACACTCGCCAGGATCTGCACCGCGTGCTCGGCGGGCGGACTGCACAGCACCACGACCGACACCCGGGGATCGGCCAGCAGCTCCGCGGTCCCCGCAGACCAGCGAGCGCCGATCGGAGACGCGAGCTGCTCGGCGCGACCGCTGCCGGCATCCGAGATGTGCACGACGGAGAAGTCCTCGGGCATGCGGGCGATCGTGGGCAGGTGCAGCGCGGCCGCGCCGGGGCCGGCTCCGACGATCCCGACACCGTGCGACATGGTGGTCCCTTCGTGACAACGCGAGCCCCCTGCGGTCCCTCACGCTTTTGCATGAAGTGTACATAAGCCGTTCGGAACCTGACTATAGGGCTTGCAATATGGTCTGAAGACCAACGATGTTGTGCGAAAATCGCACCATGGCGACAGAGTCCACCCTGCGTTTCGGCGCTCAGACCGACGAGGTGACGAGCCTGCTGCGCATCGTCAACATGGTGCGCGCGGGCGACGCGGCAACCCGACCCGAGATCGGACGCGTGACCGGGCTCGGTCGCGGCGTCGTGACGCAGCGCGTGGAGCAGGCGATCGGCATCGGCTACCTCGAGGACGGCGAGTTCGGCCCCTCCTCGGGCGGTCGGGCGCCGCGCACGCTGCGGTTCCGCAGCGGTCGCGGCCGGATCATCGTGTGCGCGCTCGGTGCGCTGCACATCCACGTCGGCGTCGCGATGCTCGAGGGCGACATCCTCGAAGAGACGCACCGGGCGTGGGACATCTCGCGCGGACCCGCCGAGACGCTGGACACCGCGATGGCCATGATCGACGAGGTCCTCGCCCGCACGCCCGATGTTCCGATCTGGGGCATCTCGGTCGGCATCCCCGGTCCGGTGGACTTCGCCTCCGGGCGGCCCGTCGCACCGCCGATCATGCCGGGCTGGAACGGCTTCGACATCCGCCGCCGGTTCGAGCAGCGCTACGACGCGCCGGTCTGGGTCGACAACGACGTGAACCTGCTCGCGCTCAACGAGCGGACGCGGCGGCCCGACGAGCACGTGAACCTGATCTACTGCAAGGTCGGCTCCGGAATCGGCGCCGGTCTGCTCTCGCAGGGCCGCATCCACCGGGGTGCCAACGGGGCAGCCGGCGACATCGGGCACGTCCGCGTCGCCGGATCGGATGCGCTGTGCCGGTGCGGCAAGATCGGCTGCCTGGAGGCTGTCGCCGGAGGCTGGGCGCTCGTGCGCGACGCGGAGGTCGCGATCGCCGATGGCGCAACCGGCGCGCTCGCGCAGCGCACGCGGGAGGGCGAGCCGCTCACCCCGGAGGCGATCGCGCGTGCAGCCGAGGACGGCGACGCGCTCGCGATCTCGCTGATCCAGCGCTGTGCGCGCGTGGTGGGCGAGTCCATCGCGGCGCTGGTGAACATGTTCAACCCCGGGACGATCGTGATCGGCGGCGCGGTCGTGGGAGCCGGCGAGGTCTTCCTCGCCGAGGTGCGCCAGCGGGTGTACGAGCTGTCACTTCCCCTCGCGACCCGAGACCTGAACATCGTGCAGTCGCAGAACGACGTGCGTGAGCCCTTGCGCGGCGGCGCCGAGATGGTGCGCGAGCAGCTGTTCGATGTCACCTTCCCGCGCTGGTTCGCCGATGGCCGCCCGACGGTCGCGGGGGTCCGCGCGGGCGCCTGATACTTCTTCTCTTTTCCGACAAAAGGGGGTAGGTTGTCGTCCTAAGCCGGTCGTCGGTCCGGTGAACGAGACACGAGGACGTGCCCGCGATGACCCTCTCCGCCCTGCGCGATGACGCCCTGCGATCGACCGACGACGGTTTCGTCCTCCTCCTCGGCCTTCCCTGGATCCGCTCGCTCCCGATCGCCTCCCTCGCCGGCCTCGCCCTGTCGATCGACGGCCACCAGGTCCAGCCGCTGCTCGTCGAGTGCGGGGGGCGCCGCGTCGCGCCCACCGCACTCCCCGACCAGACCGGGTGGTGGTTCCTCCAGGACCGTCTCGCCCTGCGCGGGCCTGCGGACCTCGCGCCCGGCGCGCACGAGGTCGAGGTGTCCTTCTGCCTGGTCATCCCGTATCTGCAGACCAGACCGGACGGACCGCTCACGCTGCCGTTCCAGATCGGACGCTCTCTCACCCTGGATGCCGCGACACCGGTGCGCGCGGCAGTGACGCTCCAGGAGCGCGTCGCAACCGAGACCGCACACGACCACGACCCGCTGCCCGCGAACTGGACGCTCGCGGCATCCGCGTTCAACTGGACGCCCGAGGTGATCCGCGCTGAGCGAGCCGCGCACGACATCGCCCTGGGCATCGTCGCGGACGGCGTGGCATCGGTGATCGAGCTCGAGCCCGGCCAGTTGTGGCGATCGTTCCCCACGGCCTCGGATACCGACGCCGACGCGCTGCGCGCCGGGCTCGACGCGGTCGGGGCAAGCGTGAGCATCGTCGGCGCGAGCCTGGACGACTGGTTCAGCCCGACGCAGCGGCGCACCGACGCCGAGCGCCTCGCCTTCCTCCTCCCGCAGCTGCGCGCCGCGCAGCGCGTCGGCGCCGTGGGCGTGCGGCTGCCCATCGGGCAGGCCGGCGAACCACTGCTGCGCCGGCTGCTGCCGCTGCTGCACGACCTCGACCTGGTGCTGTTCGAGGAGATCCAGGGTCAGCAGACACCGGATTCGACCGCGGCGCGGGACGCGATCGAGGCGATCGCCGCCGTCGACGACCCGCACCTGCGGCTTCTGCTGGACATCAGCATGCTGATGCCGTCGCTGCCGCCGAGCTACCTCGCGCTGCTGCGCGCAGGCGGCGTGCCCGAGACGCTGCTGCAGAGACTCGCCACCGACTGGCGGGACCCTGCGACCAACGGTGCGGTCATCGATGTGCTCCGCTCTGGCGGCGTGCCCGCACGGGTGCACACCGCGTTCATGAACCTGCTCGTGCGATTCGGAAGGTCGGATGCCGCCGACCTGCGCGACATCCTTCCGCTCGTCGGCGCCGTGCATCTGAAGTTCTGGGACCTGGAGGATGCCGACGCCCGAGTGTCGCGGCCGATCAGCGAACTTGCCACCGAACTGGCCGCCACCGGCTTCGCGGGCACACTGTGCAGCGAGTGGGGCGGCCACGAGTGGCTCGACGACGATGCCGCAGACATGACGCGGCGGCACCTCCGACTCGCGCGGAGCGCTCTGCGCGCCGGCGCCGGGGTGCACGCGCGGACGAAGGAATCTTCCCGAGAACAGGAGCAGCCATGGACGATGTCCTCGACGTCCTGATCCTCTCGGGTCACATGACCCGAGAGCACGACAACGAGCACCGCAGCTTCCGCGCCCACAACCAGTGGATCACCACGCTGCTGGAGGACACCGGTCGCTTCCCGTCCAGGAGGATGACTGGGGCTATCCGGACGAGTACAACACCATGCGAGGAGCCAAGCTCAGTGTGCCGACCGGCATCCGTCCCCGCCCCTGGGGAGAGGCCCTGCTGAAGGTCGCCGAACCGGCCACCCGATCACCGCCGGCATCGGCAAGCCCTGGATCAACGAGTACGGCGCCGGCCGGTCGTTCACCATCACGATCGGCCACGACATCGACACGTTCCGTCGCATCGAGTTCATCCGCATGTTCCCGCGCGGCGTCGAGTGGGCCGCCACGGGCGAGGTCGCGCTCGAGGGTCCGGACCGCAGCGGCGAGCGCCGGTTGCTCCCCTGGCCGTACTACAACCGCGGGCGCTGAGCGGCGTCGGTCACTGCGCCGCGAGCACACGGGTTCGCGCCGAGTGCACGGCCTGGTGGCGCGGGGATGCCGTGCGCTCGGCGGCAGGTCGTGCGCTCGGGCACGTGCGTCCCACGTCAGCCGGCGCGGGGCCGCTCAGGCCAGCACGACCTCGCGCTGCACCGGGACGCGGTTGGTGACGTAGCGGCCGGGGCCGCCGTCCGCGCCGGGCATGATCTGCATGTACAGCAGCCGCATCGTCAGCACGACCTCGACGGTCAGCTTCTCACCCGCCTGGGGCGCATGATCGAGCGGAATGACCACCTCGGGCTTGTCGGCGACGAACCAGAGCGTGTCCCACTGCTCGGGCAGCTCGTCGATGCGGTAGCTCCTGCCGTTCAGTTCGAAACGCAGGTCGTCCCTGGGCACCGCGATCCCGTTGACCGAGGCCGCGACGTCGTCGACGGCCGACAGCCACAGGCTGCGGTACCAGGGCAGCTGCACGGATACGGCGATGCCGTCGTCGCGGCGATGGACGTCCTGCTCGGAGAAGAGGGAATTGTGGGTGGCCATGATGTGTCCTCGTTCGGCGCTGGATCAGTAAAGGATGTCGGTGAAACGTGTCGTGGGCAGCTGAGCGCGGCCTCAGGCCGGCAGTCGCTCGGCGACGGTGTCCTCGATCGCGCGCCGCATGAGCGCGTGCTGCTTCTTGACCAGATCGATCGGATCGGACTCCCCGAGGTCGGAGAACGCATGACCCTCCCACTCGCTGGACAGATAGCCCTGATAGCCGCCCTCGACGAACTGGCGGACGATCCGGGGGATGTCCATGGCCGGTTCGTTCCCGTCGTCGTCGATGTCGTAGAACTTGGCGTGCACGTGGAAGATCTGCGGCATGATGTCGAGCCACTCCTCAGGCGGCACCAGCCCGTGCATGTTGAACGCCAGCCGGGTGAACGGGCCGAACCGCAGGGGGTCGACGCCCTCGCCGGTGAGGTAGTCCTCGAACTTCTGGTTGCGCACGTGCATGGGCGTCGGCTCATGCCAGATCTCGTCCATCACGGGGAAATGCTTCTCGTCCATGCCCATCTGGCGCAGCGTCCGCAGCAGCGTCGGGGACAGGCTGTGCATCGTCGAGGAGAAGTCGGCGGTGAAGCCGAGGCGGTCGGACTGCAGCTCGTCGTACATCTCCCGCATCTGCAGGACCTGCGGGTCGTTCGGCCCCGATGGGGCGTGGATCTCGTAGCCGAGCTTCTGGTCGTACTTCTCGGCGAGCGGCAGCAGCCCGCGCAGCAGCTCTTTGCCGTGCGAGCGGATGACGACCTTCGTGAAGCCGAGGGTGTGCGCGGTCTCGAGCTGTCGCGCGAGGAAATCGTGCTCCTCGTCGGGGGTCATGTCGCGGTCCTTGCGGCGCCCCATGTCGAGGTTGGTTCCGATCGCACTCGGCTCGAGTCCGTAGCGGTCCATGCTGTCGCGCCAGATGCGGACGAACTCCTCGTCCACATTGGGATAGGTGCGCAGCATCTGGGCGATGTTGAACTCGATGCCCGGACCGAGCCCGTGATCGGCGGCCGCCTTGATGAGCGTCTCGGGCGTGTACAGCCCTGCCGCGAACTCGGAGGTGAGCGAATAGAGGGTGATCCCGAGCTTGATCCCGGTGCCGGCGATGCCGTCAGTCATGGTTGTCCCTGGCCTGAGTGTCGATGTGCGTTCGGAGGTGGTGCGGGAGGGTCAGCCGCGGACCGGCTGGGCGAGGTGGGTCTGCAGCAGGCTCCGGGCTTCCCCGGCATCCGTGATCATGCGTGAGCCGGCGTCGGCGGCGGCGGAGCGCTGTAGGGCCTGCTCGCCGGCGATGATCTCGAACGGGCTCTGCCAGTGGTTCCAGTGCCAGCCCTCGTACTCGCTGGAGATCGCCCCCGAGTAGCCGTTCTCCACGAGCAGCCGGATCAGGTCGCGCACCGGGACCGACGGTTCTTCGCCGTTCTCGTCGATGCCGAAGAACTTTCCGTGAACGTGACGGATCCAGGGCATGATCTCGAGCCAGTCCGCCACCCTGGCCGAGCCGAACAGGCCGGTGCCGTTGATGCCGAAGTCGATGCCGAGGTCGGGGCGGCCATTCTGCGCGGCCAGTGCGATGAAGCGGCCGAACCGCTGACCGTGGTCGGCCTGATCGACCGGCGGCCCCTGCTGGTAGAACTCGTCCCACAGCCCGGTGACCTGCGCGAGCAGCTCTTCGGAAGCGCCGCGGCGTCGGTACGCCTCGATCAGGGAGGGCGCGAAGCCGCTGACGGTGGCGCCCCAGTCCATGGTGAACCCCAGGAACGGCGAGCGGACCTGCGCGAACCGGTCGCGCAGCGCCAGGATGCGCGGATGCGACGCGTACTGGTCGGCGTGCACCTCGAGCGCCAGAGTGACCCCGTGCTGCTCGGCGATCGGCGCGAGGGCCTCCATCGAGTCCGGGGTGATCGAGATCTGCACCCGCGCGATGGGGAAGCCGAGCTTCGCTGCCGCCTGGATCTGCAGCGTCATGTAGTCGATCAGCTCGTCCTGCGTGAGCAGTCGGTCACGGTGGATGCCGATGTCGGCGTTCACGGCGAGCGACGTCGTCACCAGCCCCACCTCTTCGACCAGGTCGCGGAACCAGCCCGCGAACGAGTCCTCGATCACCGGGAACCCGCGGAAACTGGAGAACCCGATGACCTCCAGTCCTGGTCCGTACCCGTCTGCCGCCACCTTGCGGATGAGGCCTTCGAGGTCGTACTCGCGGCCGTGGAAGGCGCGCGTGAAGCTGTACAGGGTGACGCCCTGGATGGGCGTGCCGAGTTCTCCGGCGTACCGGTCCACCGCGGTCATGCCGCCACCGCCTTCATGGTCTTGATGTCGTGCTCTTCGATGTGAAGCGTCTCGGTGTCCGAGATGATGATGTACGGGATGAAGAGCGTGAGATCCACGCGCACCTCGTGCTCTCGCCCGGGCGAGACCGGCAGTTCCCCCGAGAGCACGGCGGAGTCCGTGGGAAACCACCACGCCCCCGTCTCGTCGGCGAGCTCGGAGAAGTCGAACTCGCGGCCGTTCATCCTCCAGCGCAGCGACTCTGCCGGAGCCTCCACGCCGTCGATGGTCAGCTTCGCCCCGGCGATACAGGATCCCGGCAGCGCGCGGTACCAGGGCAGGCGCACCTCGACCGCGGTGCGCCTGCCCGTGGTCGTGAGCGTTCCCTGCTCGATGATGCGATCCGGGATCACGAGAACCTCCAGGCTCTTGGCCGACACGTTCGGCCGGACATCTTTGTCATTGTTTCCACAGTCTATTGTCGGATTCCGACATAAGCAAGACCTGTCTCACCGGCTCGCCAGGTCCTCGGCGATCGCACGCGCACCGTGCACGGCCAGGGCCACTCCGGTCAGCGTCGGGTTGCACGCCGTCGCGGTGGGGATGACGCCGTTGCCGGCGACGAACAGACCCGGCACGTCCCACACCTCACCCCGGGGCGAGCAGACGCTGGCACCGTCGTCGGCGGCACCCAGGCGGGTGGTGCCCTGGTAGTGCAGCGAGGCGCCGAGGGGCATCACGAAGGGGCGCTCGTCCAAGGGCTCGCCCACGGCCGCGCCGAGGCGCACGATCTCCGCCGTGCCGCGCGCGATCACCTCGTGGTCGCGGGGCGTCAGGCGATAGTGCACGGTCATCGCCGGCATCCCGTATCCGTCCACCTCGTGGTCGGAGAACTCGATGCGGTCCGACGCCTGCAGGTCCTTGGCACAGAACAGGCCCAGCCCCACAATGGACCCGGGCGCGGCCGGGTCGTCCTCGGCGAGCTTCACGGGCGAGGCATCCAGCTGCATCACCTGCCCGTGGAAGGGCATCTCGTCGGTGAAGGGCACCCACGTCACACCGCTGTACTCGCTCAACCCCGTGGCGGCGGGGCCATCGCCGCCGTCGGTCGCCTCGAGGTCGCGGATCCGCACGGCGAACACGATCTGGACCTGGTCGTTGAGGTAGCGGCCGAGGGCATCGGGGCGGACGCCGGATGCCCACAGCAGCTGCGGCGTGCGCAGCGCGTCCGCCGCTACCACGACGAATTCCGCGCGGACTTCACAGCTCTCGCCCGTGCGCAGATCGGTGACGGCGATGCCCGCCGCGCGGCCGTCCTCGACCAGCACCCGCGTGACGAGCGACTCGTCGAAGAGCGTGAAGCGGGGGTTGGTGCGGGTGACCTCGCCGAAGACGACATCCGAGCCCGACCACACGAGGTTGCCGTCCTCCCGGCGGTGCACCGCGAGCGGCATCCGCTGCACGCGGGTCCGCGCGATCCTGCCGGCATCCTCGGCCGCGGCGAGGCGGCCGCGCACCAACGGCGCGTACGGCGAGCTGTCGAACGCGTCGGCCGTCACGCCCAGGAGCCGCTCCGCCTCGGTGAGCAGCTCATCGAAGCCGCCGTCGGCGTCCAGGATCGCGATCCGCTCGCTGTCATTGGGTCGCGGGCACGCGCCGGTCCAGTGTGCAGCCATCCCACCGACATTGCTGGACATCGCCGCGGCGGGGAGCCCGTCCTCGCCCTCGACCTGGTAGCCGCTCTCCAGCAGGAATGTGCCCGGACGCGCGCGGCGCTGCGTGGTCTTGACGATGCCGCCGGCGCGATCCGGGCTCTCCTGTGCGTGCGGACCCTCCGATCGCGTCTGCGCGGCGGCGCGCGCAACGGGGTCGGCGATGTTCTTCACGTGCGCGCCCGGAGGGTCGGTGACGGTCGGGCCCACCTCGAACAGCGCGATCCTCGCCTGCGGCGCGCGCTCGCTGAGGATGCGGGCGTAGGTCGCCCCGGCGGGCCCGCTGCCGACGATCGCGACGTCCACGGCGTCGGGATAGTCGCGTGCGCTCATGCGCCGGCCGCCACGTCGCGGATGTAGCGGACCGACTCCGCGGAGGCGGACTGCGGGTAGTACTCCAGTCCGATCGGGCCGTCGTAGCCCGAGCCACGGAGCACGGCCAGCGTGGTCGGCCAGTCCAGGTCGCCGGTGCCGGGCTCGCCTCGGCCCGGCGCGTCCGCCAGCTGGACGTACTTGATGATCGAGCCCGCGTTCGTCAGCTCGGTCTCGATGTCCTCCCCTTCGACGGCGGAGTGGTAGATGTCATAGAGCACCCCGAAGTTCGGGGAGTCCACGCCGCGCGCCACGTAGACCGCTTCTGCCGTGCGGTCCAGGAGCGAACCCGGATGGTCGACGCGCACGTTGACGGGTTCGAGGACCAGCGTGACGCCGGATCCATCGATCTGGGCGATGGCCTTCTGGTAGATCTCGATCAGCTTGTCGAGCTGAATCTGACGCTTCCAGCCGCCGAACCCGGTTCCGCTCCCGACCACCAGCCGCGGAGTTCCCAGGAAGTGTGCGATCTGGACGCCCTCATCGAGCTTGCGGTAGAACTCGGAGTGATCCCAGGGCGGGATCATGAACTGCGTGCGCGGCTCGGACAGCTGCGCGGTCAGCTGAGTGCCGGTCTCCTC from Microbacterium sp. zg-B185 includes:
- a CDS encoding ROK family protein, which translates into the protein MATESTLRFGAQTDEVTSLLRIVNMVRAGDAATRPEIGRVTGLGRGVVTQRVEQAIGIGYLEDGEFGPSSGGRAPRTLRFRSGRGRIIVCALGALHIHVGVAMLEGDILEETHRAWDISRGPAETLDTAMAMIDEVLARTPDVPIWGISVGIPGPVDFASGRPVAPPIMPGWNGFDIRRRFEQRYDAPVWVDNDVNLLALNERTRRPDEHVNLIYCKVGSGIGAGLLSQGRIHRGANGAAGDIGHVRVAGSDALCRCGKIGCLEAVAGGWALVRDAEVAIADGATGALAQRTREGEPLTPEAIARAAEDGDALAISLIQRCARVVGESIAALVNMFNPGTIVIGGAVVGAGEVFLAEVRQRVYELSLPLATRDLNIVQSQNDVREPLRGGAEMVREQLFDVTFPRWFADGRPTVAGVRAGA
- a CDS encoding cyclase family protein; the encoded protein is MTPSDDPADLDRTNPEAEIAARAEAYRNWGRWGPDDVLGTLNLIDSAKRIEAAALVREGAVVSLSQSFDTNGPQKGWRRRTNPVHTMTDTGVDAERGNQGFPHGIGGADDVISMPLQCSTQWDGLGHIFDHGMAWNGRRAGDVVTSEGDLVTGIEHAASVIVSRGVLLDVGRHLQPETGELPDGYAITTADLDATARAEGVTIGRGDIVLVRTGQLARARRDGWGDYAGGPAPGLSLTTAGWLHRTEIAAIATDTWGFEVRPNEFDVPAFQPLHQVVIPNIGLTIGEMWDLEALAEACAASGRYDFLLSAPPLPITGAVGSPINPVAIL
- a CDS encoding sugar phosphate isomerase/epimerase, with the protein product MTDGIAGTGIKLGITLYSLTSEFAAGLYTPETLIKAAADHGLGPGIEFNIAQMLRTYPNVDEEFVRIWRDSMDRYGLEPSAIGTNLDMGRRKDRDMTPDEEHDFLARQLETAHTLGFTKVVIRSHGKELLRGLLPLAEKYDQKLGYEIHAPSGPNDPQVLQMREMYDELQSDRLGFTADFSSTMHSLSPTLLRTLRQMGMDEKHFPVMDEIWHEPTPMHVRNQKFEDYLTGEGVDPLRFGPFTRLAFNMHGLVPPEEWLDIMPQIFHVHAKFYDIDDDGNEPAMDIPRIVRQFVEGGYQGYLSSEWEGHAFSDLGESDPIDLVKKQHALMRRAIEDTVAERLPA
- a CDS encoding fumarylacetoacetate hydrolase family protein, yielding MTTTDRLHAPFALGRFRDADGVALGLVAGDRIRRLTAVELGAADLNAFLAEPDWDRLSALASSDGSWMPVAEVVLTAPVEPRQVLQAGANYRQHVIELVAAGLTQNSDRTPEQAREFAATMMDERAAGGEPYFFIGLQACVVGDDVPLVLPAYSDQHDWELELAVVIGREAFRVSREEALDHVAGYTIVNDITTRDLVFRKDMKEIGTDWYRSKNAPGFLPTGPFLVPAPFVRAGEVNLRLELNGQVMQDGSTSDLLFDIPALISGASQTMPLLPGDILLTGSPAGNGQHWRRFLRDGDVMTGSIEGLGTQAVRCVAPRSGAGVSTRETSL
- a CDS encoding DUF6379 domain-containing protein — encoded protein: MATHNSLFSEQDVHRRDDGIAVSVQLPWYRSLWLSAVDDVAASVNGIAVPRDDLRFELNGRSYRIDELPEQWDTLWFVADKPEVVIPLDHAPQAGEKLTVEVVLTMRLLYMQIMPGADGGPGRYVTNRVPVQREVVLA
- a CDS encoding VOC family protein, coding for MIKLLSHLSYVEITAADVEVSVDFYVNQVGLTEVDRIDGKVYLRCWGDYYKYSVVVAPGDGPSLVTAAWRTTSPEALEEAAKRVQAAGIEGEWFEGPAIGRAYRFTGPWGHTLTLHWDVERVHVTDGSNASIYPDRPTRRSKVAGAPRQLDHVTIATSDVDAFAAWYSEVLGFRVMARTVLDEAPVSVFSVLTTNEKSHDLGVVRDGSTRAGRINHYAFWVDTREELLIAADVLMENGYPIEYGPSIHGIGEQNFLYYREPSGLRIELNTGGYRNYVPDWEPNTWRPSQGSNNFYRNGAMPMSMTESFPAADGPSATEEGVPDEIKAALFNPYAKHGQG
- a CDS encoding Gfo/Idh/MocA family oxidoreductase: MSHGVGIVGAGPGAAALHLPTIARMPEDFSVVHISDAGSGRAEQLASPIGARWSAGTAELLADPRVSVVVLCSPPAEHAVQILASVAAGKPAVLCEKPLATTPDDAATVIAACREAGTALLIGTNHLYDPAWGRAKHHLLAGGRPVRAVSVTLALPPNGRYHDVVTNASAPASVPARGAPDLSEAGVAASVVRALITGLAVHDLPILRDLAPVFERVVFARAIAPIGYAVGYRASGIPVRLTTVMLPSGADAVWRLDITTDTDLVEVSFPPAFVHAGSATVRVTAPSGRVTTYPPAGPDGYVAEWGALADLLNGTSVVEYDELLDDSRYALTLAEAAAARIRSGGGP